Within Lolium rigidum isolate FL_2022 chromosome 5, APGP_CSIRO_Lrig_0.1, whole genome shotgun sequence, the genomic segment CTGTGCGGGCAAGCCTTCGGGGCAAGCCAGGACCGCATGCTCGGGGTGTACACGCAGCGGGCAATGGTGGTGCTTGGCCTGGCGAGCGTCCCGATCGCCGTGGTGTGGGCGAACACGGGCTGGATCCTGCTCCGGCTGGGGCAGGACCCGGAGATCGCGGCGGGCGCCGGGCTGTACATCCGGTGGATGCTCCCGTCGCTGCTCTTCTATGGGTGGCTGCAGTGCCACGTCCGGTTCCTGCAGACGCAGAAGATCGTGGTGCCGATGATGGTCAGCTCCGGCGTCACCGCGGCCATCCACGTGCTGGTGTGCTGGGCGCTGGTGTACAAGCTGGGCATGGGGATCAAGGGAGCGGCGGTGGCTAATGCCATCTCCTTCCTCGTCAACGTATCCATACTCGCCCTCTACGTCAGGCTCTCCACGTCCTGCAAGACCACCTGGACGGGGTTCTCCTGCGAGGCGTTCCACGACATCCCAGCCTTCTTGAAGCTCGCTGTCCCATCTGCGATGATGGTCTGGTGAGTGAGCACTACTCTAGTGGTGCTACTGATCGATCGAGCTGCTTCATCAACGACGCCTGCAATTCTCTGAATAAGCCTGCTTCGATTTGCAGCATGGAGTGGTGGTCGTTCGAGGTCATGGTGCTACTTGGTGGCCTTCTACCTAATCCCAAACTCTCCACGGCCGTGCTCTCCATCTGGTAAGTACAATATACTCCCTACTAGCtagttgtcttttttttttttgctaaatcaAATAACGTTCGTTCATAGATGCTCTCTTCTTCGTGTGATTGATTGATCTCGATCGCTCCTTGCTGAATCTCTGATCCTATCCTACACCTGCAGCTTGAACACCAATTCCATAGTGTGTACGGTCCCGAACGGACTCTCTTCCTCCATAAGGTCAGCCTCTTCTTTTCAGTTTTTCAAGATCCACTCACAATCCTCGCTACCGGAAAATTTGTCATTGTTGTGTACACAGTTGTTTGCCGAGTGTATATTCGTGCGGAACACGGCAAAGAGAACAAAGAAACACACGGAAAATTAAGAGAAACTTTGCCTAGCATGATGAATGACTAAATGTACCACCCCATTATGCATCTGCAGCACGCGCGTGTCCAACGAGCTCGGAGCGGGGCGACCTCGCGCAGCCCTTCTGGCTGCCCGTGTTGTCATGCTGTTGGCATTTCTGGTAGGAACTTCGGAAGGCATTCTCTTGATCCTAGTGCGAAACCTGTTGGGTCTTGCCTACAGCAAAGACCAGGAGGTTGTTGCCTATGTTGCCAAGATGATGTTCATCTTGGCACCCTCGGTCCTGTTTGACGGCCTCCAGTACGTTCTGTCAGGTAAGTACTGCATGCAGAGACCATGCATATATGATAAGTATATTCTTGGAAAGTACACGTTGACTCCATAAACAGTTTCGTCTTTGGATAGTACAAGTCCAAGTCCTGGTCTCTCCGTTTGCACAGGCCGACATTTTGTTGTCTCAGAGATCCTACATGTGACACATATTGGTAGGGATTTACAGGCATTGTTAGGGGCTGCGGACGACAAAAGATTGGTGCTCTCGTCAACTTCGTTGCATACTATCTCCTTGGTATTCCTGCAGCGCTTGTTTTCACCTTCGTCTGTCATCTGGGCGTACTGGTATTCTATATTCCCTCCTCACCACCTTATATATATTTAACTAATAACAGTAATATTTTGTAACTAACTGGTTTTGAAAATGCTAAACCAGCCTAATGTTTAATAATCATTTCCATCTCCTTTGATCTAAACATATGTGGATCCATGTCTAGGGGCTTTGGTTGGGAATACTCATCGGAATGGTCGCACAGATGTTGTTGCTTCTCGTCATTTCCTTTGGCACCAACAATTGGGAAAAACAAGTAAGCGTAGTTATATATGGTTTAGTCTTCAATTTTGCACACCAAATTCAATCTCTTCTTCCTCACCCATATATTCTTCTGATTGCTAAAAATGTATATGTGTTCAATTATGGTGGTGCCAAGGCAATCGATGCAAAGGACAGAATTTTCACTTCATCGCCAACAAAGCCATGATCAAAGACATCACATAACATCCGCAAGACTTCACGTGTGTtatattttgtgatccaaattcataagaaggctaacttctgacgaacgGAACGAGACCTGTCGAAGATAGGCTTGGGCCAAAGCGGAGCGGGGTCCAAAGTTAGCCCACAACGTGTTCCAATCTAGGGTTTAACTCCTCCTTGAGACACATTCATTCTTGTAGCATGAATTTCAATAATCTCCCGAACAACAAACAAAACACATGTTGGCGTCAACAACCACTTGGGATAAGAAGTTATACCAACCAAATTCGAGCAAAGCTCAAGCTTGGCAATAAAACTGGTTTCGTCATCATATCAAcgtgattatcatgagtactagtTTACCATGTGCAACGATATCGCAAACTTAATGATACTtgacatcaatg encodes:
- the LOC124654787 gene encoding protein DETOXIFICATION 16-like isoform X1, yielding MELSMERPHPSPSGKGTALLQQVASEAKKQVRLAVPLIVGCLLQNVIQMISVMFVGHLGELALASASMATSFAIVTGFSFLTGMSCSLETLCGQAFGASQDRMLGVYTQRAMVVLGLASVPIAVVWANTGWILLRLGQDPEIAAGAGLYIRWMLPSLLFYGWLQCHVRFLQTQKIVVPMMVSSGVTAAIHVLVCWALVYKLGMGIKGAAVANAISFLVNVSILALYVRLSTSCKTTWTGFSCEAFHDIPAFLKLAVPSAMMVCMEWWSFEVMVLLGGLLPNPKLSTAVLSICLNTNSIVCTVPNGLSSSISTRVSNELGAGRPRAALLAARVVMLLAFLVGTSEGILLILVRNLLGLAYSKDQEVVAYVAKMMFILAPSVLFDGLQYVLSGRHFVVSEILHVTHIGRDLQALLGAADDKRLVLSSTSLHTISLVFLQRLFSPSSVIWAYWGFGWEYSSEWSHRCCCFSSFPLAPTIGKNKQSMQRTEFSLHRQQSHDQRHHITSARLHVCYIL
- the LOC124654787 gene encoding protein DETOXIFICATION 16-like isoform X2 — translated: MELSMERPHPSPSGKGTALLQQVASEAKKQVRLAVPLIVGCLLQNVIQMISVMFVGHLGELALASASMATSFAIVTGFSFLTGMSCSLETLCGQAFGASQDRMLGVYTQRAMVVLGLASVPIAVVWANTGWILLRLGQDPEIAAGAGLYIRWMLPSLLFYGWLQCHVRFLQTQKIVVPMMVSSGVTAAIHVLVCWALVYKLGMGIKGAAVANAISFLVNVSILALYVRLSTSCKTTWTGFSCEAFHDIPAFLKLAVPSAMMVCMEWWSFEVMVLLGGLLPNPKLSTAVLSICLNTNSIVCTVPNGLSSSISTRVSNELGAGRPRAALLAARVVMLLAFLVGTSEGILLILVRNLLGLAYSKDQEVVAYVAKMMFILAPSVLFDGLQYVLSGIVRGCGRQKIGALVNFVAYYLLGIPAALVFTFVCHLGVLGLWLGILIGMVAQMLLLLVISFGTNNWEKQAIDAKDRIFTSSPTKP